From one Musa acuminata AAA Group cultivar baxijiao chromosome BXJ2-6, Cavendish_Baxijiao_AAA, whole genome shotgun sequence genomic stretch:
- the LOC103988179 gene encoding xyloglucan endotransglucosylase protein 6-like encodes MELSNGGGWRMVMVLYVAVSMVGSGWCSKFDELVQPSWATDHVIYEGELLKLKLDNSSGAGFVSKSKYLYGKVTAELKLVEGDSAGTVTAFYMSSDWVNHNEFDFEFLGNRTGEPYLVQTNLYINGVGDREQRMDLWFDPTADFHAYSILWNPRQVVFLVDDTPIRVFSNHENRGVAFPRDQPMGVYSSIWNADDWATEGGRVKTDWSHAPFVATFRGLRIDGCEWAPEAGAPAELRRCGGSGWGKEGRYWWKEKAMEALSVHQSHQLIWARANHLVYDYCNDPGRFATHPPECGK; translated from the exons ATGGAGTTGAGTAATGGAGGTGGATGGCGAATGGTAATGGTGCTATATGTCGCGGTCTCGATGGTGGGATCAGGGTGGTGTTCGAAGTTCGACGAGCTCGTGCAGCCGAGCTGGGCGACGGACCACGTCATTTACGAAGGGGAGCTTCTCAAGCTCAAGCTCGACAACTCCTCCG GCGCTGGATTCGTCTCCAAGAGCAAGTATCTTTACGGCAAGGTCACTGCAGAGCTCAAGCTGGTGGAAGGCGACTCCGCGGGCACCGTCACTGCATTCTAC ATGTCATCGGATTGGGTGAATCACAACGAGTTCGACTTCGAGTTCCTGGGGAACAGGACGGGGGAGCCGTACCTGGTGCAGACCAACCTGTACATCAACGGGGTGGGCGACCGGGAGCAGCGCATGGACCTGTGGTTTGACCCCACCGCCGACTTCCACGCCTACTCCATCCTGTGGAACCCGCGGCAGGTGGTGTTCCTCGTGGACGACACCCCCATCCGGGTGTTCTCCAACCATGAGAACCGCGGCGTCGCCTTCCCCCGCGACCAGCCCATGGGGGTCTATAGCTCCATCTGGAACGCCGACGACTGGGCCACCGAGGGCGGGCGGGTCAAGACCGACTGGTCCCACGCTCCCTTCGTCGCCACCTTCCGCGGCCTCCGCATCGACGGCTGCGAGTGGGCTCCCGAAGCCGGGGCCCCGGCGGAGTTGCGGCGGTGCGGCGGGAGCGGGTGGGGGAAGGAGGGCCGCTACTGGTGGAAGGAGAAGGCGATGGAGGCGCTGAGCGTGCACCAGAGCCACCAGCTCATCTGGGCCCGGGCCAACCATCTGGTCTACGACTACTGCAACGACCCTGGCAGGTTCGCGACTCACCCTCCCGAGTGTGGGAAATAA
- the LOC135615080 gene encoding transcription factor bHLH112-like, with the protein MAGQHTKPRKTCQCEAAEEKSSMADQFQAGSCSDGSWWNTARTGGPMIPASVSCSTEITSSGGSFHWPAVGDVFEAKSRSRDESPVSISNSSITFQDLQNSHGSAPVITTPPAMDFGLSSPTADWSQPFFCSSMNGSSFLHDHHVLSSKINNMPLLSASGGLPSALLQDLLEPDSRLERSLHDAQVMKNKSSIDYHEQLLPPKQQTHYSDKTPFWDPSESSVTEAHSSYCNNPFAKANSGVGVSFPTLEKKGGSEPAGKKPRIEKQSPLPTFKVRKEKLGDRVTALQQLVSPFGKTDTASVLHEAIEYIKFLHDQVRVSSAPYLTNSQQMQQVNATKSLDKTKDCEGQHQDLRSRGLCLVPISSTFAVANEIPTDLWSTTFIGTFR; encoded by the exons ATGGCAGGCCAACACACCAAACCTCGGAAGACTTGTCAGTGCGAAGCGGCAGAAGAGAAGAGTTCCATGGCGGATCAGTTCCAAGCAGGCAGCTGCAGCGACGGGAGCTGGTGGAACACGGCCAGGACCGGCGGCCCGATGATCCCTGCGTCGGTCTCGTGCTCGACGGAGATCACTAGCAGCGGGGGGAGCTTCCACTGGCCGGCCGTCGGCGACGTCTTCGAGGCCAAGTCGAGATCCCGCGATGAGTCGCCGGTGTCGATCTCGAATAGCTCCATCACCTTCCAAGATCTCCAAAACTCCCACGGTTCGGCTCCGGTGATCACCACTCCACCAGCCATGGATTTTGGCCTCTCGTCCCCTACCGCCGACTGGAGTCAGCCTTTCTT TTGCAGTAGCATGAACGGATCAAGTTTCCTACACGACCACCATGTCTTGAGCTCCAAGATCAATAACATGCCGCTCCTTTCGGCATCCGGTGGATTGCCTTCTGCACTGCTACAAGACCTTCTCGAGCCAGACAGCAGACTGGAAAGATCACTTCACGACGCACAGGTGATGAAGAACAAGTCCTCCATCGACTACCACGAGCAGCTTTTACCTCCGAAGCAGCAAACGCACTACTCCGACAAGACACCCTTCTGGGATCCATCAGAGAGCAGCGTGACAGAAGCCCACTCAAGTTACTGCAACAATCCTTTCGCCAAG GCGAACTCAGGAGTTGGTGTCTCTTTCCCCACCTTGGAGAAGAAAGGTGGAAGTGAACCAGCAGGCAAGAAGCCCAGGATCGAGAAACAATCGCCATTGCCGACGTTCAAG GTGAGGAAGGAGAAGCTAGGAGACAGAGTGACCGCACTGCAGCAGCTGGTTTCACCTTTCGGAAAG ACCGACACTGCATCGGTACTTCACGAGGCGATCGAATACATCAAGTTCCTTCACGATCAAGTCCGT GTCTCAAGCGCTCCGTATCTGACCAACAGCCAGCAGATGCAGCAAGTAAATGCAACCAAG AGCCTGGACAAGACGAAGGATTGCGAAGGACAACATCAAGACCTCAGGAGCCGAGGGCTGTGTCTGGTTCCAATCTCAAGCACATTTGCGGTTGCTAATGAGATCCCTACCGATCTCTGGAGCACTACGTTTATAGGAACGTTTAGGTAA